CGACCTCCCGGGCCTCGGGGAGTTCCTGGAGGAGTTCGTCGACGGCGGCGATGGCTTCGCTGGCCTCGAACGCCGCCCGCGAGAGTTCGTGTCCGGTCTTCCGTTCGTGGGTCCGGTTGGCGGCGGGGAACCGTCGTTTCCGCGTCGCCTCCCGGACCGGGGGGCGAAAGACGGCGTCCCGACGGGGCCCGAGCACGTCGCGCGCGAGCGAGTCACAGCGGCGGCCCTCCTCGCCGCGTTCGACCAGTCCGACCGCCACGTCGACCAGGATCCGCGCCGCCGCGTCCTCGTAGCGGAGCCAGACGTCGCCGATCCCGTCGTACACCGCCGCGTGATCGAACGCCTCGCCGTCGAACACGACCGCGAGCCACGGCCCGGAACACCAGACCACACCCACGGACAGCCGGTCGTCGGTCATCGAGAGGCAGTCGGCGACCCGGGGAGAAAAGCGTGACCGCCCGTGGCGACGTGGTCGTGCCCGCGGGACTTTTGTCCCGCACGGGAGAGCGCAGAGCCATGCGCTTCGGCATCATCAGCACGGCCCGCATCGGCCTCGGGTCCGTCGTTCCCGCCATCGAAAAGAGCGAGCACGCTGTCCTCGCCATCGCGTCGCGCGAGGCGGCCCGCGCGGAGGCGGTCGCCGACGAACACGACGTTCCCAGGGCGTACGGGAGCTACGAGGCGCTCCTCGCGGACGACGACGTCGACGCGGTGTACAACCCGCTGCCGAACGCGCTGCACGCGGAGTGGTCGCGCCGCGCCGCCGATCACGGGAAGCACGTGCTGTGTGAGAAGCCACTGGCGAGGGACGCCGACGAGGCGCGCGCGCTGTTCGACTACTGCGAGGAGCGCGGCGTGACGCTGATGGAGGCGTTCATGTACCGGTTCCACCCGCGAACCGAGCGCGCCGTCGAACTCGTCGAGCGCGAACTCGGGACGGTACGGGGGTTCGACGCCGCCTTCTCCTTTCGGCTCGACGACCCCGACGACGTGCGGCTCGACCCGGAGCTCGCGGGCGGGAGCGTGATGGACGTCGGCTGCTACGCGATCAACGCCGCGCGGCTGTTCCTGGGCGATCCCGAGCGGGTGTCAGCGTCCACCACGGACACGCGTGACGCCGGCGTCGACACGGGGATGGCGGCGGTGCTCGCGTACGGCGGGGCGACCGCGCGGATCGCCTCGGGCTTCGAGACGGACGGGAACCAGTACTACCGTGTCGAGACGACCGACGGGTGGCTCCACGCCGAACCGGCGTTCGGCATCGAACCCGACGAGCGGGCCACGCTGGAGTGGCACGCCGACGGGCGGACGGTCGTCGAGGAGTTCGACCCGGTCGACCACTACCGGCTGCAGGTCGAGGCGTTCGCCGCGGCGGTCGAGGGGGGCGGCACGCCGCGCGTGACCCGGGCGGAGACGCTGGGGAACATGCGAACGATCGACGCGGTGTACGAGAGCGCGGCGTCGGGGACGGCGGTGTCGCTCGACGACGGGTGAACGGCGGACGACGGGCGAGACCCGAAACGATCGGGAGTCAGTCGTCTGCGCGCCGCGGGCCGCGTTCGACGTCACGGAGCGCCTCGTGGAGCCGGTCGCTGACGGTCGAGCCGAGGAGGAAGTAGGCGATGCCCGTCGCGGAGGTCCGCAGGAACCACAGCGCCGCGGTCCGCCGGACGCCGAGGCGGGAGTCGGCGAGCGCGACGGCGACCCGCCAGGCGCTGTCGCGGCCCTCGGCGAGCGCCACGTACGCCAGGGCCTCGTCGAGCCGTCCGAGCGACTCGTCGACGTGCGAGATGCCCGGGGCGTAGCGGTCGGCGAGCCGGTCCTGGACCTCGTCGACGAGCCGTCCGAGCACGTCGTTGACGGCGCAGTGGTCGGCGTACTTCGTCTCCCGGTCGGGGTCGACGCCGACGAGCGACAGCGCGAGCGCGAGGTCGTAGTTGACGTGGGCGTTGATCCCGAGGACGGCGTCCTGGGCGACGAGGCAGTCCCCGCGTGCGGCGGACTCGAACGCCACCTGCCACGGGTCGGCGAGCGTCTCCAGGTCGCCCGTCTCGAACCTCAACAGCGCCTGTCGGTAGAGATCGGCGAACGTGACGAGGTACGACTCGACCCACGCGGGGTCGGCGAACTCCCCGGCTTCGATCGCTCGACCCACCTCGGCCGTGACGCGGCTGTAGATGACGAGGAACGGACCGCGACGGTCGCCGCGCTCGTAGAACAGCTGTTCGAGCGCACGCAGCCGGTCGTGAGCGTCGTCGATGCCGGCGAACGGGTCGGCGACGAGGTCGAACACCGCGGGGTCGGGGGCCGGGTCGTCCCCACCGTCCGTCGGCGGCCGGCCGCCGCGGAGGCCGTCCCACGCCCGTCGGACGCGACTTCGTGAGGGGGGACGGAGAGACGTGGGCATCGACGGTACGTCGATCCGATACGTCACGTCGGTAGATATACGTTCGCGGACGAACGGTCGGTCGCGATCCACGGACACACTCCACGGATGGGCCGTCTGCGGGCCGGAAACAGCCTCGAACGGTCAGACATGGCATGTCGCAAACGTTATTACCTCCCGTTGTCTTCTGTGGACTGCAATGGCGACCGGTAAGGTTGATTTCTTCAACGACACGGGCGGTTACGGTTTCATTTCCACCGAGGACTCAGACGAGGACGTCTTCTTCCACATGGAGGACGTCGGCGGTCCGGACCTCGAAGAGGGACAGGAAGTCGAGTTCGAGATCGAGCAGGCCCCCAAGGGTCCGCGCGCCAAGAACCTGACGCGCCTGTAAGTCGAGAGCCTCGACCGTACACACCACCTGACGAATCGGCGTTCGAGAGCAACTTTCGTCCCAATTTCACGCGGCTCCGGAGCGTCGCCGATACCCGTTGTACACTCGTCACGCGGTCACTCGCCGCCGACGAACACGGTCTTCAGCCGCGAGCCACAGGTCGGACAGCAGAGCGTCTGCCACGCGTCGGAGTCGAGGCCGCCGTACGTCTCGCGCCGGTGGGCGTCCGCGACGGCGACTGCTCGCCCGCACGTCGCACACCGGAGCGTCTCGGTGTCGATCATCGGTGATGGTCGGGACCGGGCGAGCAGTACTCTGTTCCACGCGA
This Salinigranum marinum DNA region includes the following protein-coding sequences:
- a CDS encoding DUF429 domain-containing protein, translating into MTDDRLSVGVVWCSGPWLAVVFDGEAFDHAAVYDGIGDVWLRYEDAAARILVDVAVGLVERGEEGRRCDSLARDVLGPRRDAVFRPPVREATRKRRFPAANRTHERKTGHELSRAAFEASEAIAAVDELLQELPEAREVVGEAHPELCYRAFAGQPLDHSPDVAAGYAERLRTLAEFDPDGPVTVQAVAEATAGADVAVADVLDAVALAYTARPGPGALRSLPAEPPRDPTGLPVRMWYRAETALAES
- a CDS encoding Gfo/Idh/MocA family oxidoreductase; the protein is MRFGIISTARIGLGSVVPAIEKSEHAVLAIASREAARAEAVADEHDVPRAYGSYEALLADDDVDAVYNPLPNALHAEWSRRAADHGKHVLCEKPLARDADEARALFDYCEERGVTLMEAFMYRFHPRTERAVELVERELGTVRGFDAAFSFRLDDPDDVRLDPELAGGSVMDVGCYAINAARLFLGDPERVSASTTDTRDAGVDTGMAAVLAYGGATARIASGFETDGNQYYRVETTDGWLHAEPAFGIEPDERATLEWHADGRTVVEEFDPVDHYRLQVEAFAAAVEGGGTPRVTRAETLGNMRTIDAVYESAASGTAVSLDDG
- a CDS encoding DUF5995 family protein; translation: MPTSLRPPSRSRVRRAWDGLRGGRPPTDGGDDPAPDPAVFDLVADPFAGIDDAHDRLRALEQLFYERGDRRGPFLVIYSRVTAEVGRAIEAGEFADPAWVESYLVTFADLYRQALLRFETGDLETLADPWQVAFESAARGDCLVAQDAVLGINAHVNYDLALALSLVGVDPDRETKYADHCAVNDVLGRLVDEVQDRLADRYAPGISHVDESLGRLDEALAYVALAEGRDSAWRVAVALADSRLGVRRTAALWFLRTSATGIAYFLLGSTVSDRLHEALRDVERGPRRADD
- a CDS encoding cold-shock protein, yielding MATGKVDFFNDTGGYGFISTEDSDEDVFFHMEDVGGPDLEEGQEVEFEIEQAPKGPRAKNLTRL